A DNA window from Deltaproteobacteria bacterium contains the following coding sequences:
- a CDS encoding D-xylose transporter subunit XylF — MATHRQGRGPDGGRARRRRIQKEPPVTTTLPRTVALALCICAATAACRSADPSDRDRPAVALLLSTLQEERYQKDKQFFEQRAAERGLRVIALAADNDNAKQLAQVEDVLARGAKVVVVQPTDTAAAAAYVRLAHAAGAKIVAYDRAIASADVDFYVSHDSYQVGVLQARAAIEATGGKGNVVILSGQSGHSVAAEITRGVLDTLAPYVDRGDMTIVAHQHHSAWAPEQALRTVEDAIAKTGGRLSAVLANNSGMARGAIQALDAAGLDGVFVAGADADAANVNFVCEGKQSVEVLKDIRPLATAAADVAAALARGEPVDARDTIELGGGRVPVVAVRVALVTADNVKQTVVDSGFLRADELPSCAGKLASASRDRAGGTLAASPGRPAQPDRAVPTARPAAADGEAQ; from the coding sequence CAACTCATCGTCAAGGGCGCGGTCCTGATGGCGGCCGCGCTCGTCGACGTCGCATCCAGAAGGAACCGCCCGTGACCACGACCCTGCCTCGGACCGTCGCACTCGCGCTGTGCATCTGTGCCGCGACCGCCGCGTGTCGCTCCGCCGATCCCTCCGACCGCGATCGACCGGCGGTCGCGCTGCTGCTGTCGACCCTGCAGGAGGAACGCTACCAGAAGGACAAGCAGTTCTTCGAACAGCGGGCGGCCGAACGCGGCCTCCGCGTGATCGCGCTGGCCGCAGACAACGACAATGCCAAGCAGCTCGCCCAGGTCGAGGACGTGCTCGCGCGCGGCGCGAAGGTCGTCGTCGTCCAGCCGACCGACACGGCGGCCGCCGCCGCGTACGTGCGCCTGGCCCACGCGGCCGGCGCCAAGATCGTCGCCTACGACCGCGCCATCGCCAGCGCCGACGTCGACTTCTACGTGTCGCACGACAGCTATCAGGTCGGTGTCCTCCAGGCGCGCGCGGCGATCGAAGCCACCGGCGGCAAGGGCAACGTGGTGATCCTGTCCGGCCAGTCGGGTCACAGCGTCGCCGCCGAGATCACGCGCGGCGTACTCGACACCCTCGCGCCCTACGTCGACCGCGGGGACATGACGATCGTCGCGCACCAACACCACAGCGCGTGGGCTCCCGAGCAGGCACTGCGCACCGTCGAGGACGCCATCGCCAAGACCGGCGGCCGTCTGAGCGCGGTGCTCGCGAACAACTCGGGGATGGCGCGCGGCGCGATCCAGGCGCTCGACGCCGCCGGGCTCGACGGCGTGTTCGTCGCCGGCGCCGACGCGGACGCCGCCAACGTCAACTTCGTGTGCGAGGGCAAGCAGAGCGTCGAGGTGCTCAAGGACATCCGCCCGCTGGCCACGGCGGCAGCCGACGTGGCGGCGGCGCTGGCCCGCGGCGAGCCGGTCGACGCGCGCGACACGATCGAACTCGGCGGGGGACGCGTGCCCGTCGTCGCCGTCCGCGTCGCGCTCGTGACCGCCGACAACGTCAAGCAGACCGTCGTCGACAGCGGGTTTTTGCGCGCCGACGAGTTGCCGAGCTGCGCCGGCAAGCTCGCCAGCGCGTCCCGCGACCGCGCCGGCGGCACGCTCGCCGCGTCGCCAGGCCGACCGGCGCAACCCGACCGCGCGGTTCCGACCGCACGACCGGCTGCGGCCGACGGCGAGGCACAATGA